A window from Leptospira meyeri encodes these proteins:
- a CDS encoding FecR domain-containing protein, which yields MNFQNFLIINNLYRRKRWRETSTFFICKLNQFILANFLFVFIILSNLTSSSLTSEPKQITQPPEGDGITIIVEKGQTLSIISKTYLDDPRKWKELLKSNQIDNPNLIIPGMKLWIPQSLGKKPLADLQRYTGKTEVLKVSRKSSDWTGATLGEGLYAKDEVRTFKDSEAQFLLLSGSKFEITENSHVIMEKGKSDTEPDELYLRKGRMRSIIQKKPSTNQRMFLLKTDSAVSEVRGTDFLTEVDPSGNTTLSCYEGLVAVTAQNVTVNVPSGFATFVEKGKAPLKPFSLPDPPEPKEE from the coding sequence ATGAATTTTCAAAATTTCCTCATCATTAATAATTTATATCGAAGGAAAAGGTGGAGGGAAACTTCCACCTTTTTTATTTGTAAACTGAACCAGTTCATTCTCGCTAATTTTTTATTTGTATTCATTATCCTATCGAATTTAACTTCAAGTTCACTTACGTCTGAACCCAAACAAATCACCCAACCTCCAGAAGGTGACGGAATCACCATCATCGTAGAAAAAGGACAGACACTGAGTATCATTTCCAAAACTTATTTGGATGATCCAAGAAAATGGAAAGAACTACTGAAATCCAATCAAATTGATAATCCCAATCTTATTATTCCCGGAATGAAATTATGGATTCCCCAAAGTTTAGGAAAAAAACCTTTAGCAGACCTCCAAAGATATACAGGAAAAACAGAAGTTTTAAAAGTTTCTAGGAAAAGCTCCGACTGGACTGGAGCAACATTGGGTGAGGGATTGTATGCAAAAGATGAAGTACGAACCTTTAAAGATTCAGAAGCACAATTTCTTTTGTTATCAGGGTCTAAGTTTGAAATCACAGAAAACAGCCATGTGATTATGGAAAAAGGTAAATCAGATACAGAACCTGATGAACTTTATCTTCGCAAAGGAAGAATGAGATCGATCATTCAGAAAAAACCATCAACAAACCAAAGGATGTTTTTATTAAAAACTGATTCTGCAGTTTCGGAAGTTCGAGGAACTGATTTTCTAACTGAGGTAGATCCTTCTGGAAATACAACTTTGAGTTGTTATGAAGGACTTGTGGCAGTCACCGCACAAAATGTAACAGTAAACGTTCCTTCTGGATTTGCTACCTTTGTCGAAAAAGGCAAAGCTCCGCTAAAACCGTTCAGTCTCCCGGACCCTCCCGAACCAAAAGAAGAATGA
- a CDS encoding (Fe-S)-binding protein → MDIGRILFHLLFTAFFVVANIVFVRAILYRLGLIFNGRPAFFNEDAKKNLNIGFRLKSFLINVVLQKKNFREPVRGIMHAFVFYGFLVYTIHTTSQMVAGVFGYVMEDPYKFALPEFLLGESANHIYEQAVNYVSILVLTGLGFFAWRRWIKKAKGLDVHSPASAIVISMIATLMVTTLLGNGAKTVAATYFTHAGLIDGGIGSVWESIGVANSSADTVFQIMWWGHILTVFAFMLYVPTSKHAHLIFAPFNYFLATDTPKGQLSKLNLDDENAVWGSNRVEDFPWPNLLDGMSCIECGRCQVECPANRTGKVLNPKAIIVELKHQMLEKMPEVAAARAGKTPEEAAEAVAALETGVINSHEGLSEEALWGCTTCYACVEACPVGNNQVNAIIEMRRHLVLAESKMSPELQKAFTNMENNSNPWGVGAHTRADWAEGLGVKVLSEAEDKNVDVLYWVGCAGAFDERNKKISRDFVKIMQKAEVNFGILGTEEGCSGDSARRGGNEYLYQTLAQTNVDTINGYGIKKIVTACPHCYNTIKNEYPQFGGNFEVIHHSEYINQLSKDGKIDVKVADDANTGKYTYHDSCYIGRYNNNYDNPRDVVKKVSGGKIEEAVDHHSKGLCCGAGGAQYWMEEHVDESNPESTRVNSKRTGQLLDTGATTIATACPFCITMITDGVKAAEKIDSVKVKDIAELVAENID, encoded by the coding sequence ATGGATATCGGAAGAATACTCTTTCACCTATTATTCACAGCATTTTTCGTCGTGGCAAACATAGTCTTTGTCCGCGCCATCCTTTACAGGCTAGGACTGATCTTCAATGGTCGTCCTGCTTTCTTCAATGAAGATGCGAAAAAGAACCTAAATATTGGATTTCGTCTCAAAAGTTTTTTAATAAACGTTGTCCTACAAAAGAAAAATTTCCGGGAACCAGTGCGTGGAATTATGCATGCCTTTGTTTTCTACGGATTTCTTGTGTATACCATCCATACAACTAGCCAAATGGTTGCTGGTGTATTTGGATATGTCATGGAAGATCCTTATAAATTTGCTCTTCCTGAATTTCTTTTGGGCGAATCCGCAAATCATATCTATGAACAAGCTGTAAACTATGTTTCCATTCTTGTACTCACTGGTCTTGGTTTCTTTGCTTGGAGACGTTGGATCAAAAAAGCAAAAGGTCTTGATGTTCACTCTCCTGCTTCTGCGATTGTGATCAGTATGATTGCAACCCTTATGGTTACCACCTTACTTGGTAATGGTGCTAAAACGGTTGCGGCAACTTACTTTACACATGCAGGTCTCATAGATGGAGGTATCGGATCCGTTTGGGAATCGATTGGCGTTGCTAATTCTTCAGCTGATACAGTATTCCAAATCATGTGGTGGGGTCATATCCTTACCGTGTTTGCTTTTATGTTGTATGTTCCTACATCCAAACATGCCCACTTAATTTTTGCTCCGTTTAACTATTTCCTTGCGACAGACACTCCGAAAGGACAACTTTCTAAACTCAATTTAGATGATGAAAATGCAGTTTGGGGATCCAATCGTGTAGAAGACTTTCCTTGGCCAAACCTACTTGATGGTATGTCTTGTATCGAATGTGGACGTTGCCAGGTAGAATGTCCTGCCAATCGCACAGGAAAAGTTCTAAACCCGAAAGCAATCATTGTAGAACTCAAACACCAAATGTTAGAGAAAATGCCAGAAGTAGCAGCTGCACGTGCTGGTAAAACTCCTGAAGAAGCAGCGGAAGCAGTAGCTGCTTTAGAAACAGGGGTCATTAACTCACACGAAGGTTTAAGTGAAGAAGCACTTTGGGGCTGTACAACTTGTTATGCGTGTGTGGAAGCCTGCCCTGTAGGCAACAACCAAGTAAATGCCATCATTGAAATGCGTCGTCACTTAGTTCTTGCCGAATCAAAAATGAGTCCAGAACTTCAAAAGGCCTTCACTAATATGGAAAACAATTCCAATCCTTGGGGTGTGGGAGCACATACAAGAGCTGATTGGGCAGAAGGTCTTGGTGTTAAAGTTCTTTCTGAAGCAGAAGACAAAAACGTGGACGTACTCTATTGGGTAGGATGTGCGGGTGCTTTTGATGAAAGAAACAAAAAGATCTCTCGTGATTTCGTAAAAATCATGCAAAAGGCTGAAGTAAACTTTGGTATCCTTGGAACCGAAGAAGGATGTTCGGGAGACTCGGCTCGCCGCGGTGGTAACGAATATCTCTACCAAACATTAGCACAAACCAACGTAGACACAATCAATGGTTACGGAATTAAAAAAATCGTAACCGCTTGTCCACATTGTTACAATACAATCAAAAACGAATACCCACAATTTGGTGGAAACTTCGAAGTCATCCACCACTCGGAGTACATCAACCAACTTTCAAAAGATGGTAAAATTGATGTGAAAGTGGCTGATGATGCCAACACAGGAAAGTATACTTACCACGACTCTTGTTATATCGGTCGTTATAACAACAATTACGATAACCCGCGAGATGTTGTGAAAAAAGTATCCGGTGGTAAAATCGAAGAAGCCGTAGACCATCACTCCAAAGGGCTTTGTTGTGGTGCAGGTGGAGCACAGTACTGGATGGAAGAACATGTGGATGAATCCAACCCAGAAAGTACACGTGTGAATAGCAAACGTACTGGACAACTTTTGGATACCGGTGCAACTACTATCGCAACTGCTTGCCCATTCTGTATCACAATGATTACAGACGGTGTAAAAGCCGCTGAAAAAATTGATTCTGTAAAAGTTAAAGACATTGCGGAATTAGTTGCCGAAAACATCGACTAA
- the mqnC gene encoding cyclic dehypoxanthinyl futalosine synthase — protein sequence MNLDSFSFSPNDPADTVLLNAVQGKRISPAEALLLYKSGDFLKIQMAARFLREKIRPHTEASYTMFRVVNYTNYCNVECSFCSFMDEIGNGKGYVLSKEEILQKMDYAVEEGADQMFLQGGVYPDLPFDYYLDVIRTVKTKYPKMHIRAFSPVEVINLETITGKPLREVLLILKEAGLDSVPGAGAEILTERMRQIISPKKATVSEWVRAMETCHEVGLLGSANVVFGSEETEEEVIEHLSVVRDLQDRTGGFLSFIPWTFQPQTKRCKVRPVPTHEYLKVLGISRIFLDNIKHIETSVMVLGKGVGQLALYSGADDISSVVIEENVLRSFGLKTEKEARKFLREGGFQPIRRNLLYEEEYEGNRAEVE from the coding sequence ATGAACTTAGACTCGTTTTCATTTAGCCCAAATGACCCCGCAGATACTGTCCTTTTGAACGCTGTCCAAGGCAAACGGATCTCTCCCGCAGAGGCTCTCCTCCTTTACAAGAGTGGGGACTTTCTAAAAATCCAAATGGCGGCACGGTTTCTCCGCGAAAAAATTCGCCCGCATACAGAAGCCAGTTACACAATGTTCCGAGTGGTGAACTATACCAATTATTGCAATGTGGAATGCAGTTTTTGTTCCTTTATGGACGAGATTGGGAACGGAAAAGGTTATGTTCTCTCCAAAGAAGAAATCCTGCAAAAAATGGATTACGCGGTGGAAGAAGGGGCTGACCAAATGTTCCTCCAAGGTGGGGTTTATCCCGATTTGCCTTTTGATTATTATTTAGATGTGATTCGGACGGTAAAAACAAAATACCCCAAGATGCATATCCGCGCTTTTTCACCAGTGGAAGTGATCAATTTAGAAACCATCACGGGCAAACCACTCCGCGAAGTATTACTCATTTTAAAAGAAGCCGGTCTTGATTCGGTTCCAGGGGCTGGGGCAGAAATTCTCACAGAGAGAATGCGCCAAATCATTTCTCCTAAAAAAGCCACTGTATCGGAATGGGTAAGAGCAATGGAAACCTGTCACGAAGTAGGGCTTCTTGGATCGGCAAATGTCGTTTTTGGATCGGAAGAAACAGAAGAAGAGGTGATCGAACACTTATCTGTGGTTCGAGACCTCCAGGACAGGACCGGTGGTTTTTTATCTTTTATTCCTTGGACCTTCCAACCACAAACCAAAAGGTGCAAAGTAAGACCCGTTCCTACTCATGAATACTTGAAGGTTCTTGGGATTTCCCGGATCTTCCTCGACAATATCAAACACATTGAAACATCCGTTATGGTTCTTGGAAAAGGTGTGGGACAATTGGCTCTCTATTCCGGGGCAGATGATATTTCTTCTGTTGTCATTGAAGAAAATGTACTTCGTTCCTTTGGACTAAAAACAGAAAAGGAAGCTCGTAAGTTTTTAAGAGAAGGGGGATTCCAACCCATCCGAAGGAATTTACTGTACGAAGAAGAATACGAAGGCAATCGAGCAGAAGTGGAGTGA
- a CDS encoding GGDEF domain-containing protein produces the protein MFLRTYHPSFTATNISDIGSSLQIFSVMTAFTSIISLLFVDSLVRTKEASFWIAFFRISSLAICFFVYLFGKKRVKLYQRHIYGITSLVLIGLILLYIPMMVYDKPNHAYYLFGSAIVIASASILLWIEPFRILLLSTLYIAVFIPLHLNFSRIQGFDRFVFYQDVLIVSFLLAFGFVANLLINYWRFEEYRVKARLRITVGKLLRINQKIEDLSRVDSMTELFNRRHLLEQFDLYKKRSNREGFIIGLVILDLDRLKAINDKYGHKQGDLAIQAFAKTVKSRTRITDIAARIGGDEFCLLVSPIDREGLQVLAESIREKLERLQIPIHNQPGESLTLTVSIGATLFRPEDDPSFDELYHKIDTALYTSKNEGRNRITLIES, from the coding sequence ATGTTTTTACGAACCTACCATCCTAGTTTCACTGCTACAAATATTTCGGATATAGGATCTTCCCTTCAGATTTTTAGCGTGATGACGGCCTTTACTTCGATCATCTCTCTTCTGTTTGTCGATTCTCTCGTGCGAACCAAAGAAGCAAGTTTCTGGATTGCCTTTTTTAGAATCTCTTCTCTTGCCATTTGTTTTTTTGTCTATCTCTTTGGAAAAAAAAGGGTTAAACTTTACCAACGACATATCTACGGAATTACAAGTCTTGTCCTCATTGGTCTCATTTTACTCTATATACCCATGATGGTGTATGACAAACCAAACCATGCCTATTATCTGTTTGGCTCTGCCATTGTCATCGCCAGTGCTTCGATTCTTCTTTGGATTGAACCTTTCCGGATTCTACTTCTTTCCACTCTTTACATTGCTGTATTCATTCCCTTACATTTAAACTTTTCGCGAATCCAGGGTTTTGATCGTTTTGTCTTTTATCAAGATGTGCTGATTGTTTCCTTTTTACTCGCTTTTGGATTTGTTGCAAACCTCCTCATCAACTACTGGCGATTTGAAGAATATAGAGTAAAGGCAAGATTACGGATCACTGTAGGAAAACTACTTCGGATCAATCAAAAAATAGAAGATCTCTCTCGGGTGGATTCGATGACTGAACTATTTAACAGACGCCATCTGTTAGAGCAGTTCGATCTCTATAAAAAAAGATCCAACCGAGAAGGGTTTATCATTGGGCTTGTGATTTTGGATTTGGACCGGTTAAAGGCAATCAATGATAAATACGGTCACAAACAAGGCGACCTTGCCATCCAGGCTTTTGCGAAAACGGTAAAGTCCAGAACAAGGATCACAGACATTGCGGCGCGAATTGGTGGAGATGAATTTTGTTTGCTTGTCTCTCCCATTGACAGAGAAGGTTTGCAGGTTCTTGCCGAATCCATCCGCGAGAAATTGGAACGTTTGCAAATTCCCATTCATAACCAACCTGGCGAATCCCTTACCCTAACGGTATCCATTGGGGCCACACTCTTTCGCCCAGAAGACGATCCTAGTTTTGATGAACTCTACCACAAAATTGACACGGCTCTCTATACCTCAAAAAATGAGGGAAGAAACCGAATCACACTCATCGAATCATAA
- a CDS encoding GerMN domain-containing protein, with the protein MAVHPQIQEDKWKSLRYLIGGIFLVLVLIEKSMGFDPKATGSFLPKQGFRNIGKSQDKAKFAEPSDPFTKENWEDDLNWEEEVLIQTFPDSESKQKPQTKLVDETIPEITLPEDRFPGTGKRLQVDAGYLPVYFLKFYGTGKNSQSQLVKLTREFPGGDPIPFLFQELTKGPNPEEKGKGVLSALSKRVRMDPNYRLENGILHLSISEDIHYGGSMEILKDRLDQISFTMIGNFGIKGVVLYSNGERIRSLGSDGLTIPEVLAKSQRKVIIF; encoded by the coding sequence GTGGCGGTACATCCCCAAATCCAAGAAGACAAATGGAAATCTTTACGCTATCTAATAGGCGGGATTTTTCTTGTACTAGTCCTCATTGAAAAGTCAATGGGCTTTGATCCGAAAGCCACTGGAAGTTTTCTTCCCAAACAAGGATTCCGCAATATCGGTAAGTCGCAAGATAAGGCAAAATTTGCAGAACCCTCTGATCCATTTACCAAAGAAAATTGGGAAGATGATTTGAATTGGGAGGAAGAAGTTTTGATACAAACCTTTCCTGATTCCGAATCAAAACAAAAACCTCAGACAAAATTAGTGGATGAAACTATTCCAGAAATCACCCTTCCCGAAGATAGGTTTCCTGGCACCGGCAAACGCCTGCAAGTGGATGCAGGTTACTTACCGGTTTACTTTCTAAAATTTTATGGAACCGGCAAAAATAGCCAATCCCAACTAGTTAAACTCACCCGGGAATTTCCGGGTGGAGATCCGATTCCTTTTTTATTCCAAGAATTAACCAAAGGACCAAATCCAGAAGAAAAAGGAAAAGGGGTTCTTTCTGCTTTGTCCAAAAGAGTCAGAATGGATCCCAACTACCGTTTGGAAAATGGAATCCTCCACCTCTCGATTTCGGAAGATATTCATTATGGAGGGAGTATGGAAATCTTAAAAGACAGACTCGACCAAATTTCATTCACTATGATCGGAAATTTTGGAATCAAAGGAGTTGTCCTTTATTCCAATGGAGAAAGAATACGGTCTTTGGGAAGTGATGGACTGACCATTCCAGAAGTTCTTGCCAAATCCCAAAGAAAGGTAATCATTTTCTAA
- a CDS encoding HAD family hydrolase, with the protein MVAFDVDGTLFSSESIIFKTYVQAIEEFAQKTGKITSLPSHDQIMNEIGKPVRTIFKNLLPNLPESERDIISGRVLDLLCDAIRSGGGDFYAGVGSTIHYLKEKGYTITCASNGRKAYIETVLDTAGVLQYFEPIVVINQDTIHSKGEILAEYVRKYNLEPSAIAMIGDRYSDWEAARENGCPFGFCTFGHGLPGEIPDFDWKFDDLPTLKDFF; encoded by the coding sequence ATGGTCGCCTTCGATGTCGATGGGACCTTATTTTCCTCAGAATCCATAATCTTTAAGACCTACGTGCAGGCAATCGAAGAGTTTGCACAGAAGACGGGAAAAATCACGTCCTTGCCGAGTCATGACCAGATTATGAATGAAATTGGGAAACCGGTTCGTACCATCTTTAAAAACCTATTACCAAACCTTCCTGAATCCGAACGAGATATTATTTCTGGAAGGGTTCTAGACCTTCTCTGCGACGCTATTAGGAGTGGCGGTGGAGATTTTTATGCAGGTGTCGGCTCTACCATCCATTATCTCAAAGAAAAGGGATATACCATCACTTGTGCCTCCAACGGAAGAAAAGCTTATATCGAAACCGTTTTGGATACAGCAGGAGTCTTACAATACTTCGAACCAATTGTCGTGATCAACCAAGACACCATCCATAGCAAAGGTGAGATCCTTGCGGAGTATGTTCGCAAATACAATTTAGAACCAAGTGCCATTGCGATGATTGGAGACAGATATAGTGACTGGGAAGCGGCAAGAGAGAATGGATGCCCCTTTGGCTTCTGCACCTTTGGTCATGGCCTTCCCGGAGAAATTCCCGATTTCGATTGGAAATTCGATGATTTACCTACTTTGAAAGATTTTTTTTAA
- a CDS encoding KamA family radical SAM protein, giving the protein MLVQSSLSEVLKAREELYSRTNWTDHTSQLQNRVKGEDLSLYFVLTESEIIGIKETIRLHVSTTPYYLSLSSPDDPNCPIRKMIVPRSEEAVLSSEESSDPLDEERLSPVRGLTHMYPNRVLLFSNHSCSVYCRHCMRGRKVSSNEERMEKGDLEKAFEYIRNHPEIEDVVISGGDPLNLADARIEWILSELNSIPHVKICRLGTRNPVTLPFRITEALCKIIETYNNDKLSIFCNTQFNHPKECTKESKEAILRLLKAGVSVGNQSVLLKDINDDEETMLSLHKKLLEMRVRAYYLYDPELIPGSRGFRTPLARGIEIVEYMRGKIGGMGIPQFVNDLPGGGGKITIAPNWYLGYIPKTRQHVFRSAVTKKIHLSFEPVDSTKESYYPVLSEADLEKLGL; this is encoded by the coding sequence ATGCTCGTGCAAAGCAGTTTATCAGAAGTTCTTAAGGCGCGCGAAGAATTGTATTCTCGGACAAATTGGACGGATCACACCTCGCAGTTACAAAATCGAGTGAAAGGGGAAGACTTATCTCTGTATTTTGTCCTGACCGAATCTGAAATCATAGGAATTAAAGAGACCATCCGTTTGCATGTCTCTACCACTCCGTATTACCTTTCTTTGTCAAGTCCCGATGATCCGAATTGTCCCATTCGAAAGATGATTGTTCCCAGATCAGAAGAGGCGGTCCTTTCGTCAGAAGAAAGTTCCGATCCTCTGGATGAAGAAAGGCTAAGCCCTGTTCGTGGGCTGACCCATATGTATCCCAATCGGGTACTTTTATTTTCCAATCATTCTTGTAGTGTGTACTGCCGTCATTGTATGCGGGGTCGAAAAGTATCTTCCAATGAAGAAAGAATGGAAAAAGGGGATTTGGAAAAGGCATTTGAATACATACGAAACCATCCTGAAATAGAAGATGTAGTCATCAGCGGTGGAGATCCTCTTAACTTAGCCGATGCCAGAATCGAGTGGATTCTTTCTGAGTTAAACTCCATCCCTCACGTAAAAATTTGTCGTTTGGGTACAAGAAACCCTGTTACTTTGCCATTTCGGATCACAGAGGCCTTGTGCAAAATCATAGAAACTTATAATAATGACAAACTTTCCATATTTTGTAATACGCAGTTCAATCATCCCAAAGAATGCACCAAAGAATCCAAAGAAGCAATCCTTCGGTTACTAAAAGCAGGTGTTTCTGTCGGGAATCAGTCAGTACTTTTAAAGGACATCAATGATGATGAAGAGACTATGCTTAGCCTTCATAAAAAACTTCTGGAAATGCGTGTTCGTGCTTATTATCTATATGACCCGGAACTGATCCCAGGTTCTAGGGGTTTTCGAACTCCACTTGCCCGTGGGATAGAAATTGTAGAATACATGAGAGGTAAAATTGGAGGGATGGGGATTCCCCAATTTGTAAATGACCTTCCTGGTGGAGGCGGTAAAATTACCATTGCACCTAACTGGTATTTGGGGTATATTCCGAAAACCCGCCAACATGTATTTCGATCGGCAGTCACCAAAAAAATCCATCTATCCTTCGAACCTGTAGATTCCACCAAAGAATCCTATTACCCTGTTCTCAGTGAAGCTGATTTGGAGAAACTGGGATTATGA
- a CDS encoding D-alanine--D-alanine ligase family protein, which translates to MKGTVILACDVYDPNIPEFSQEWESEETIQKMEQTILDLGYDVAVLSNPSEITSVLSTIPFEERKHWIVWNLVEGYRSPNREAYIPALCEYLAVPHTGSSATVQTLTLDKYKTNLFLKSFGIPVADSWLVEDKNQTPPGNLPLFIKPNGEGSSLGINEKNLIQNDTDWGNVLPALVEKFHSVIAESYLSGRELTIAVLGNKGEYTATDPAFVDYPGLVYSDLVKSKENFVESLDFSVPKDLSESLQTYAVKIASLLGSSGYIRIDFKLEKELPYLLEVNATPGFSSIYSTLPLLWEISGRSYSELLSYVLDLGFQEYKHHHRYQYAKDKNL; encoded by the coding sequence ATGAAAGGCACTGTGATCCTCGCTTGTGATGTTTATGATCCGAATATTCCCGAATTTTCTCAGGAATGGGAATCGGAAGAAACCATACAAAAGATGGAACAAACCATCCTGGATTTAGGTTATGATGTAGCGGTTTTATCAAATCCATCAGAGATAACTTCCGTTCTCAGTACCATTCCTTTTGAAGAGAGAAAACACTGGATCGTTTGGAATCTTGTGGAAGGATACCGGTCCCCAAACAGAGAAGCCTATATACCGGCGTTATGCGAATATTTGGCCGTTCCCCATACGGGAAGTTCTGCGACTGTCCAAACCTTAACGTTGGATAAATACAAAACAAATCTCTTTTTAAAATCTTTTGGAATTCCCGTAGCTGATTCTTGGCTTGTCGAAGATAAAAACCAAACACCGCCGGGAAACCTTCCCTTATTCATCAAACCAAATGGAGAGGGTTCGAGTCTAGGTATTAACGAAAAAAATCTAATTCAGAATGATACCGATTGGGGGAATGTTTTGCCCGCATTGGTTGAAAAATTCCATTCCGTCATTGCGGAATCCTACCTCTCGGGTAGGGAGCTGACGATCGCAGTACTTGGAAACAAGGGTGAGTATACTGCCACAGACCCTGCCTTTGTTGACTATCCGGGACTTGTTTACAGTGATCTTGTTAAATCCAAAGAAAACTTTGTTGAATCATTGGATTTTTCTGTGCCCAAAGACTTGTCTGAGTCCCTGCAAACCTATGCAGTGAAAATTGCGAGTCTCCTGGGAAGTTCCGGTTATATTAGGATCGATTTTAAATTGGAAAAAGAATTACCCTATCTTTTGGAAGTGAACGCAACACCGGGTTTTTCTTCTATATATTCCACCTTGCCATTGTTATGGGAAATAAGTGGAAGGTCTTACTCTGAATTGTTAAGTTATGTTTTGGATTTAGGGTTTCAGGAATACAAACACCATCATCGTTATCAATATGCAAAGGATAAAAACCTATGA
- a CDS encoding iron-containing redox enzyme family protein: MNIVETLKKDVESHPILRSKWLLERSASMSFNDLILWLSQEYFVSIGFVDWFLLVAAKTRDQKAKIVLVENIWGELGEGKIADTHVSILIEFLTKLNFDFTNHKILPETKTYLEKMESIIAKGFFYGLGALGPANEYLLKLEYSQISEAYKKLKTEMALPEGKFFQVNLEADEGHSQRMFELIEETAITDEAKNQVIEGNLLALMAREDFYKGLSRLDEEHLTKV; the protein is encoded by the coding sequence ATGAACATCGTGGAAACTTTAAAAAAGGATGTAGAATCTCATCCCATCCTTAGATCAAAATGGTTGTTGGAACGAAGTGCCTCAATGAGTTTTAACGACTTAATTTTATGGTTAAGCCAAGAATACTTTGTATCGATTGGCTTTGTGGACTGGTTTTTGTTAGTAGCTGCCAAAACAAGAGATCAAAAGGCAAAAATTGTTCTTGTGGAAAATATTTGGGGAGAACTCGGAGAAGGAAAAATTGCAGACACTCATGTTTCGATTCTCATTGAGTTTTTAACAAAACTAAACTTTGATTTTACAAATCATAAAATTTTGCCAGAAACAAAAACCTATTTGGAAAAAATGGAGTCCATCATTGCAAAAGGATTTTTTTATGGGCTTGGGGCACTCGGGCCGGCAAATGAATACCTTTTGAAATTAGAATACTCGCAGATCTCTGAAGCATATAAAAAACTGAAAACAGAAATGGCACTTCCAGAAGGTAAATTTTTCCAAGTAAATTTGGAAGCGGATGAAGGCCATAGCCAACGTATGTTTGAACTGATTGAAGAAACTGCAATCACAGACGAAGCAAAGAACCAAGTGATCGAAGGAAATTTACTTGCTCTGATGGCAAGGGAAGATTTTTACAAAGGACTCTCTCGTTTGGATGAGGAACACCTTACGAAAGTTTAG
- a CDS encoding DCC1-like thiol-disulfide oxidoreductase family protein yields the protein MLSKNSVLVYDGNCEFCTRLAKSIREKTKDQVAIISFHKLTDEELQSLHKQLNKTLCAGEVQLIESGNRYPGFFAVRQLFWKMDKYKYFSFLLYLPLVPFFGMGIMLFLKRFRTKLS from the coding sequence ATGTTATCTAAAAATTCAGTCTTAGTCTATGATGGAAACTGTGAATTTTGTACCCGCTTGGCAAAATCCATTCGAGAAAAAACAAAAGATCAAGTTGCCATTATTTCCTTTCATAAGCTCACAGACGAAGAACTTCAGTCCCTTCACAAACAACTAAACAAAACCTTATGTGCGGGGGAAGTGCAACTCATCGAATCTGGAAATCGGTATCCAGGGTTCTTTGCTGTAAGGCAACTTTTTTGGAAAATGGACAAATACAAATACTTCAGTTTCCTTTTGTATTTGCCCCTAGTCCCATTTTTCGGAATGGGGATAATGCTTTTTTTGAAACGTTTTCGAACTAAACTTTCGTAA